DNA from Musa acuminata AAA Group cultivar baxijiao chromosome BXJ1-5, Cavendish_Baxijiao_AAA, whole genome shotgun sequence:
gccgcagaggCGGGCGGTTGGTTCTTGTGATGGCGGAGGAGGAGCTCCTTCTGGCGGCGGATCTCCATGACCTTGCGATGGGAGTTGGAGTGCTGGGTGAGCACGAAGGCTGGGCTGGCCGCCGGTCGGTACTCCGGCAGGAGCCGCCCGGACTTGTACCTCACCCCGCACGCGTTGCACAGCGTCTTCGGCCCCAGCGGCCCCGTCCGCCACTGCGGCGTCTTCTCCGATGCGCAGTGCATGCACCGTCGCACTCCGCCCGCCGCTCCGACGCCCCATCCGCTTTTCTTTCCTCCACTACCGCCATTACTGCCACTTCCTCTGTTGCTAATACACTTAATACCGATGGAATCAGGTTGGGAAGGTGGGAAATCagacgaggacgaggacgaggacgacgGCGAGGACTGCGGTGGTGGCGTTAACGAGGACCAAACCGTGGTAGGATTGCTGCTCCTGGACCGCTTGCTTCTCGCTGCGCAACGTGCAACGCATTGGTCCACGCCTAGCTGGTTGTCACCGGCAATGCGTTGGTCCACTAAGAGCTGCTTGTCGCTGGCGGGGGTCGTAAGGCCGGTGTACTGGTAAGGGACGTCAGAGAAAGAGTCCTCCACGAACTGCGACAGCCATTCCAGCTCCGCCGCCTCTTCGCTCTGCAGGAGAGGAGAAACAAATCCAGACACAacgaaagagaagagaaagaagtcGACTGGGTGTTCTTCGTGGACGTGCTCACCGGAACGTAGAGGTCGAAAGATGAGTCTGTTTCTGCGGTTCCACCGGCAGTAAAGAATTGGGTGTCAGCACCAAAAGCTGAGGGGAAGAGATCGCGGCCGGAGAAGTCGAGGACGTCGGTGACGCGGAGAGCGTCAACGGCGGGTGGCAGGCCGTAAGGATAAGCTGGAGCAGCAGCATCTTGCTGCGGTGCAACGGTAGCTAATGAAGCAGAGTAGGAGGAAGCTGGCGTTCTCATTCCGAAGTCCATATCCAGCGTCATCGTTTGCTTCCGCGCCATTCATGCCAGCAAAAGAGGAGAATTCCCTTCTCTCCTACAGCAACAAGCGACGAGAAATAGTTAAGCTGGTTGTGGTAGCGAAACACAGACTGGGGGGAAGCAATAAAGCACTTGCATTATGGAAGACACCGACGCCAACGTGGATTAATACGACTTCCTCTCATGACAAACGAGAGCAACATGGGATAAtagtacatgtatacatatagttCGCTCTCTTCGAGACAAATGTACATATTACCACCGTCAACCCTCTTTACCTGTGTCCGCTGGAACACTTGTCCCAAAGAGGATGACGTGGTTCACTTGTCTCCGCTGGAACAGGAAACGATCCTTCATTACCGCCCTGTACTGCATCGGACCATCCGCTCTCGTCCATGGACCGATTTCGCAATCTTAAAGCGACTACTGACCGTGTGATGCGTAAAGGACGTTACACGGAGGTAGTTGCACGTGCACTTAAGGAAGCGGTGGAGGTGAGGCTTAATTATAATCCGCTTTAAAACATCCCCGGCATCTGGTCCCTCTCGGCGCCACGAGTCACGTCATGGACGATGGTGTCTCCGCCCGAAAACTCTGGCTCCACCACGTGGCCGTCGTCGCCGTGCCGAGAGTACGTACCGGTTCACACCGGGAATTGTCGTGTAGTACCGCCGGACGCAGTCCACTATCACGACAGAAGCCACGGAATCCAAAGTGGATTCAAATACCATTATGATAACAGCTTGATATAATCACGTGCCGGGACACTACTATTTTATCACtttaacaaaaaaagaaaaagaaaaaattactCCTTTTGTCATTACCTTTGCCCTTTGCCGTCGACCTTCCCCCAGTCGTCGTCGCATCATCGGTGCATGCTTCACGACTACCCGTTCTCTCATGACTTCGAACACTATGATCGTCATCCCGTCCTGTGTCATCTACCCTTGACTGTCAGCACACCGTCCTCGGTGTTTCTTTATTGCCACCTTCGTCACTTCCGCCGTACCGCGAGGTGGCATCGCCTCCACCACTTCCCTTCTTCCCCTCGCTTCTTCCAGCTCTTACCTTTCCTCTTTAGTCACTCGCATAATCGATAagactaattcaaataattaaagataaataaattaaaaatataaaaatctaaattaaaataaatatataattttaaaaaatatatgttttatctttcaactaatataaataaatattcttagattaaaatattcttcattccttctattattatttttttctttaaaattctACAGAAAAACAACAAGATATCAGAACCTAGTTTGAAAAAGATCAATATGCCAActaaaaaaataatagataaaaaaaaagataacaaaGATCAAATGAATGAGAATGTGAAGAAAGATGCAACAACCCTCTACGTGCTATAACAAGTAATACACGAGTCCAtatttttcaaaatcatgataacatcaatatcaataaaagcctaaaaaatattaaaaagta
Protein-coding regions in this window:
- the LOC135674361 gene encoding GATA transcription factor 2-like, encoding MARKQTMTLDMDFGMRTPASSYSASLATVAPQQDAAAPAYPYGLPPAVDALRVTDVLDFSGRDLFPSAFGADTQFFTAGGTAETDSSFDLYVPSEEAAELEWLSQFVEDSFSDVPYQYTGLTTPASDKQLLVDQRIAGDNQLGVDQCVARCAARSKRSRSSNPTTVWSSLTPPPQSSPSSSSSSSSDFPPSQPDSIGIKCISNRGSGSNGGSGGKKSGWGVGAAGGVRRCMHCASEKTPQWRTGPLGPKTLCNACGVRYKSGRLLPEYRPAASPAFVLTQHSNSHRKVMEIRRQKELLLRHHKNQPPASAAAAANRPEPL